The genomic stretch TAACGGTAACTCCTATCATGCCCTGCGTTACCGGCTCAATCTTTCCATGAAAGATGACAGCTTTGCTTCTTTTGCCAAAGCTGAGCAGAAAGCACGTGACATCACCTGGGATGCCGAACAGGTGGATGCGAGCGATATGCTGTTTCAGATCCCGCCGGATCATATTGAAGGTATGAAGCGGCATGGTGATAATACGGCAGATATTTCCGGTGTTTCGCTGGGTTGTTTCCAACCCAAAGGGTATAAAGGAATATATGTGCTTGGCGTTTGTGCAGATATCAGCAGGAAAGCAGCAGAAAAGCTTCTGGTGCCTTCCAATATGCTGCTTATGGGACGACGTATTGGTAAACAAGCAGCCAGAGAAGCAAGGCAGATTACCAGGGGAAGAATTGATCCCCTACAGAAGCAATACCCTTCAACTACTTCTATAATAACCCAGCATCAGGACGAGATGCGACCCCAGCATTACTTTGACCGTCTCCTTATAAAAGACGAGCACATACCGGTCATTGGCAGGTATGAAGTGGTGGTAATGGGCGGGGGCGCTTCGGGTGCCCCGGCTGCCATCAGTGCCGCCCGTGAAGGGGTGAAGACCCTTCTGGTGGAATACCTTCATGGTCTTGGTGGTACTTGCACCATGGGTCTTATCGGCAGATATTACCATGGCTACCGGAAGGGCTTTACAGAGGAGATTGACCGCGAGGTGAAAGCCATGGGTGGAGAAGGCCATCCCCGAAGGAAAGAGCGGGAAGATGAATGGGTCAGAGACTGGAAGATGGAATGGTTCCGAAAAGAAATAAGAAAAGCCGGCGGCGACATCTGGTTTGGTGCCCTAGGCTGCGGGGCAGTGGTGGAGGATAAAACCGTGAAAGGATTGGTGGTTGCCACTCCGCAAGGCAAGGGTGTTGTGCTTGCCGACAAGGTAGTGGATTCCTCCGGCAGTGGCGATATCGCCATTGCAGCAGGAGCAGGATACGACTATACCGGCGCCGAAACCGTGGCCATCCAGGGTGCCGGCTTGCCTCATTTCAATCCCGATGATTATTACAACAATACCGACTGGACCTTCATCAACGATTCCGATGTATTTGATGTGACCCGCACGTTTCTTGCCGGAAGGGAAAAGTTCCGGAAAGCCTTTGACATTGGCAAGCTGCCCCAGACCCGGGAACGCAGGAGGATCGTAGGCGATTACCGGATCTCCGTGCTGGATGTTTACAACAACCGCACCTACCCCGATACCTTATCGTATCACAAAAGCTCTTTCGATACGCACGGTTTCACCATTGATCCGTTTTTTACACTCAGGCCCCCGGAAGGATCCGGGATTGACGTGTTTGCCGAGGTTCCGCTAAGGGCTATGTTGCCTAAAGGTCTGGAAAACATACTGGTCACCGGGCTGGGAACAAGCGCTCACCGCGATGCCATGCCGGTGATACGCATGCAGCCCTGCCTCCAGAACCAGGGGTATGCTGTGGGTTTGCTATGCGCCAGGGCCCTGCGAACCGGTAAAAAATTCCGGGAAACCGATATTCGTCCTGTACAGAAAAAACTGGTAGAAATGGGTAACCTCCCCGAAAGGATGCTGGAAGCAAAAGACAATTATCCACCCTCGCGGGAAAAGATAAAGGAAGCTGTCGATACCCTGCCTCAGGATTTCAAAGGGCTGGAAATTGTGTCC from Bacteroidales bacterium encodes the following:
- a CDS encoding FAD-dependent oxidoreductase; translation: MKRREFIKNVSLGTAFISLTGFYSIKSFAGKPPKEGDELYVRRPECELPIIDEADVVVLGGSSAGVAAAEAASKNGAQVFLVCGDPYLGRDICATYRFWDIEPSGKTELESRLFHQGFHTPNDIKKGLEDVLLEQDIPFILSSYVSNILLDSAGNPAGVVFANRSGEQVVKAPMVIDATERATAARILGAPFTEYPSGEQAFDFTVLGNNPKSGYSYEKLNPPVKHNGNSYHALRYRLNLSMKDDSFASFAKAEQKARDITWDAEQVDASDMLFQIPPDHIEGMKRHGDNTADISGVSLGCFQPKGYKGIYVLGVCADISRKAAEKLLVPSNMLLMGRRIGKQAAREARQITRGRIDPLQKQYPSTTSIITQHQDEMRPQHYFDRLLIKDEHIPVIGRYEVVVMGGGASGAPAAISAAREGVKTLLVEYLHGLGGTCTMGLIGRYYHGYRKGFTEEIDREVKAMGGEGHPRRKEREDEWVRDWKMEWFRKEIRKAGGDIWFGALGCGAVVEDKTVKGLVVATPQGKGVVLADKVVDSSGSGDIAIAAGAGYDYTGAETVAIQGAGLPHFNPDDYYNNTDWTFINDSDVFDVTRTFLAGREKFRKAFDIGKLPQTRERRRIVGDYRISVLDVYNNRTYPDTLSYHKSSFDTHGFTIDPFFTLRPPEGSGIDVFAEVPLRAMLPKGLENILVTGLGTSAHRDAMPVIRMQPCLQNQGYAVGLLCARALRTGKKFRETDIRPVQKKLVEMGNLPERMLEAKDNYPPSREKIKEAVDTLPQDFKGLEIVSWDFERSLPFLREKLDQSESKEDQTVYAYVLGVYGYPDGWQILKDAVDGYNDWDEGWHYTGMGQFGASSSRLDGLIMALGRCRKEEALPAIHRKAEDLTMLSAFSHFRTIAEACETIGSRRSVPVLTQLLNMPGIRGYTVTNYEEAVFASKKVRSIESHYGETGVRNRTLKELFLARALYRCGDQNGLGEQILSEYANDLRGHYARHARGVLEKG